Proteins encoded together in one Temnothorax longispinosus isolate EJ_2023e chromosome 5, Tlon_JGU_v1, whole genome shotgun sequence window:
- the Foxp gene encoding forkhead box P isoform X7, producing the protein MLEPRWRPVQGHIGENPFDNGSWGKEHFQPSTVPWQLNPRSHGRPSDDGIMDHDTDGDGAINLSTSQRPSAATTPNGDTSTYGQDQQDNDQATSLFAALKQQQQQSRDSVFSSRDRECRDRDRLSTARNRDSGRGSIAEAGGGGGVADQQQQQQQQQQDLSIEYQSNGKLSPAGHAVTPAPMTQQKQPIITQQSQQPSSGAPGPQPSPHQSPQAPQRGSPPNPSQGPPPGGPPGAPPSQTPSQMMLSSASGLHQMQQLLQQHILSPTQLQSFMQQHTLYMQQQQQQHHQDSSSDHASNQERFGYFSSLKNHQHQLAELNKKQLEQAMQQLQEQLQLNLFQQTHLLQTADKKKASAPLQQLAIQQQQLIQQLQITQRQYLLQQGLSLQGHNPSSAGLAPPGDTLPSWKSEPSDTPESHQNSNVSKSNSGLNGILNSIASSRRSEVNGTTPMDEKPLDASCNDKVHPLYGHGVCKWPGCEVICEDYQAFLKHLNTEHTLDDRSTAQARVQMQVVSQLEIQLQKERDRLGAMMHHLHMAKQMASPEPPKSSESSTGSNLPKLNFSTALMSQPPPNFGVSQVSPVSMSALVSAVRSPAGAQLPPSGALGSAPMPPLSTIPNMSSLPPMPNMPGSMPSMAGPIRRRISDKSALSLAGGLYDEGTVRRRVAVDRSGIDINEEIQRNREFYKNADVRPPFTYASLIRQSIIESPEKQLTLNEIYNWFQNTFCYFRRNAATWKNAIRTNLSLHKCFVRYEDDFGSFWMVDDAEFVKRRHLSRGRPRKYDPTPSPTPPHLSAQGVPSKSPTLTHSPTMYGDALNANLQYFQALGESNMGFLNPMCTSTATSPDKEHVLPHNDLMSPLDEPAVHIKQESQSPEGGKHTRLIKRELPDGPMEHETEEDQADEREYSESHGHDSGQDEDIAEDLSMAPDIMIPEDQVEA; encoded by the exons GCTACTTCGCTGTTTGCAGCCCTgaagcagcagcaacagcaatcGCGCGACAGCGTCTTCTCGTCGCGGGACCGCGAGTGCCGCGACAGGGACCGCCTGTCTACGGCCCGCAATCGCGACTCCGGCAGAGGCAGTATAGCGGaggccggcggcggcggcggcgttgctgatcaacagcagcagcaacagcagcagcagcaggatCTCAGCATCGAGTACCAAAGCAATGGGAAGCTCAGTCCCGCCGGGCACGCAGTGACACCAGCACCCATGACCCAGCAAAAGCAGCCAATCATCACGCAGCAATCGCAACAGCCCAGCTCAGGGGCACCGGGGCCCCAACCTAGCCCGCATCAGAGCCCGCAGGCCCCACAGAGGGGTTCACCGCCGAATCCTTCCCAGGGCCCGCCACCCGGTGGCCCGCCAGGGGCACCGCCGTCGCAGACCCCCTCGCAGATGATGCTCAGCTCGGCGAGCGGCCTCCATCAGATGCAACAATTGCTGCAGCAACATATACTCAGCCCCACGCAACTGCAATCTTTTATGCAGCAGCACACGTTGTACatgcagcaacaacaacagcaacacCATCAG GATTCATCTTCCGATCATGCATCTAATCAGGAACGATTCGGTTATTTCTCTTCTTTAAAGAAC CATCAGCATCAACTCGCGGAACTCAACAAAAAACAACTGGAGCAGGCAATGCAGCAACTGCAGGAACAATTGCAGCTGAACTTATTTCAACAGACGCATTTATTGCAAACGGCGGACAAGAAGAAGGCATCGGCGCCTCTCCAGCAACTAGCGATTCAGCAGCAGCAGCTGATACAGCAACTGCAGATCACGCAAAGGCAATATCTGTTGCAGCAAGGACTGAGTCTTCAGGGTCATAACCCTTCTTCAG CAGGTTTGGCACCGCCAGGTGATACTCTCCCGTCATGGAAGTCAGAGCCCTCGGATACACCGGAATCCCACCAGAATTCCAACGTGTCGAAATCCAATTCTGGATTGAACG GCATTCTGAATTCGATAGCTTCGAGCCGACGGTCCGAGGTAAACGGCACAACGCCGATGGACGAGAAGCCGCTGGATGCCTCCTGCAACGACAAGGTCCATCCCCTCTATGGCCATGGGGTTTGCAAGTGGCCAGGCTGTGAAGTAATTTGTGAAGACTATCAAGCATTCCTTAA ACACTTAAATACAGAGCACACATTGGATGACCGATCGACAGCGCAAGCCAGGGTCCAGATGCAAGTAGTGTCGCAGCTAGAAATTCAGTTGCAAAAAGAACGAGACCGACTAGGCGCCATGATGCATCATTTGCATATGGCAAAACAAATGGCTTCCCCGGAACCGCCAAAGTCATCCGAGTCATCG ACGGGCTCGAATTTACCAAAGCTAAATTTTTCCACCGCGCTGATGAGCCAGCCGCCACCTAATTTCGGGGTCTCTCAGGTGTCACCGGTATCCATGTCCGCGCTGGTGTCCGCCGTGAGGTCGCCCGCGGGTGCTCAGCTACCACCGTCGGGGGCACTTGGCAGTGCCCCGATGCCGCCACTTTCGACCATACCCAACATGTCCAGTTTACCGCCCATGCCCAACATGCCTGGTAGCATGCCGAGTATGGCTGGTCCAATCAGACGGCGCATCAGCGATAAGTCAGCTCTTTCTTTGGCAGGAG GACTGTATGACGAGGGCACTGTAAGGCGCAGAGTAGCCGTCGATAGATCTGGAATAGATATTAACGAAG AAATTCAGCGAAATAGGGAATTCTACAAGAATGCAGACGTCAGACCACCGTTCACGTATGCATCCTTAATTCGGCAG TCTATCATCGAATCCCCTGAGAAGCAGCTGACGCTCAACGAAATTTACAACTGGTTCCAAAACACATTCTGCTACTTCCGGCGCAACGCAGCAACGTGGAAG AACGCGATCCGCACCAATCTATCATTGCACAAGTGTTTTGTGCGCTATGAGGACGACTTCGGGTCATTCTGGATGGTGGACGACGCCGAGTTCGTAAAGCGGCGGCATCTGTCCCGCGGCCGCCCCAGGAAATATGACCCAACCCCATCACCCACTCCACCCCACCTCTCCGCACA GGGTGTACCGTCGAAGAGCCCAACGCTGACGCATAGTCCTACTATGTACGGTGACGCGCTTAATGCCAACCTGCAG TATTTCCAGGCACTCGGGGAGTCTAACATGGGATTTTTGAATCCGATGTGCACGTCAACAGCGACAAGTCCTGATAAGGAACATGTGTTACCTCATAATGACTTAAT GTCGCCGCTGGATGAACCGGCCGTGCACATAAAGCAGGAGAGCCAGAGCCCGGAAGGAGGGAAACACACGAGATTAATAAAGCGCGAGCTGCCGGACGGCCCCATGGAGCATGAAACGGAGGAGGATCAGGCGGACGAGAGGGAATACTCGGAGAGCCACGGCCACGACTCCGGTCAGGACGAGGATATAGCGGAGGACCTGTCAATGGCGCCCGACATAATGATCCCGGAGGATCAGGTCGAGGCGTAG
- the Foxp gene encoding forkhead box P isoform X3, protein MLEPRWRPVQGHIGENPFDNGSWGKEHFQPSTVPWQLNPRSHGRPSDDGIMDHDTDGDGAINLSTSQRPSAATTPNGDTSTYGQDQQDNDQATSLFAALKQQQQQSRDSVFSSRDRECRDRDRLSTARNRDSGRGSIAEAGGGGGVADQQQQQQQQQQDLSIEYQSNGKLSPAGHAVTPAPMTQQKQPIITQQSQQPSSGAPGPQPSPHQSPQAPQRGSPPNPSQGPPPGGPPGAPPSQTPSQMMLSSASGLHQMQQLLQQHILSPTQLQSFMQQHTLYMQQQQQQHHQDSSSDHASNQERFGYFSSLKNHQHQLAELNKKQLEQAMQQLQEQLQLNLFQQTHLLQTADKKKASAPLQQLAIQQQQLIQQLQITQRQYLLQQGLSLQGHNPSSAGLAPPGDTLPSWKSEPSDTPESHQNSNVSKSNSGLNGILNSIASSRRSEVNGTTPMDEKPLDASCNDKVHPLYGHGVCKWPGCEVICEDYQAFLKHLNTEHTLDDRSTAQARVQMQVVSQLEIQLQKERDRLGAMMHHLHMAKQMASPEPPKSSESSTGSNLPKLNFSTALMSQPPPNFGVSQVSPVSMSALVSAVRSPAGAQLPPSGALGSAPMPPLSTIPNMSSLPPMPNMPGSMPSMAGPIRRRISDKSALSLAGGLYDEGTVRRRVAVDRSGIDINEGLPYMLERAGLDVQQEIQRNREFYKNADVRPPFTYASLIRQSIIESPEKQLTLNEIYNWFQNTFCYFRRNAATWKNAIRTNLSLHKCFVRYEDDFGSFWMVDDAEFVKRRHLSRGRPRKYDPTPSPTPPHLSAQGVPSKSPTLTHSPTMYGDALNANLQALGESNMGFLNPMCTSTATSPDKEHVLPHNDLMSPLDEPAVHIKQESQSPEGGKHTRLIKRELPDGPMEHETEEDQADEREYSESHGHDSGQDEDIAEDLSMAPDIMIPEDQVEA, encoded by the exons GCTACTTCGCTGTTTGCAGCCCTgaagcagcagcaacagcaatcGCGCGACAGCGTCTTCTCGTCGCGGGACCGCGAGTGCCGCGACAGGGACCGCCTGTCTACGGCCCGCAATCGCGACTCCGGCAGAGGCAGTATAGCGGaggccggcggcggcggcggcgttgctgatcaacagcagcagcaacagcagcagcagcaggatCTCAGCATCGAGTACCAAAGCAATGGGAAGCTCAGTCCCGCCGGGCACGCAGTGACACCAGCACCCATGACCCAGCAAAAGCAGCCAATCATCACGCAGCAATCGCAACAGCCCAGCTCAGGGGCACCGGGGCCCCAACCTAGCCCGCATCAGAGCCCGCAGGCCCCACAGAGGGGTTCACCGCCGAATCCTTCCCAGGGCCCGCCACCCGGTGGCCCGCCAGGGGCACCGCCGTCGCAGACCCCCTCGCAGATGATGCTCAGCTCGGCGAGCGGCCTCCATCAGATGCAACAATTGCTGCAGCAACATATACTCAGCCCCACGCAACTGCAATCTTTTATGCAGCAGCACACGTTGTACatgcagcaacaacaacagcaacacCATCAG GATTCATCTTCCGATCATGCATCTAATCAGGAACGATTCGGTTATTTCTCTTCTTTAAAGAAC CATCAGCATCAACTCGCGGAACTCAACAAAAAACAACTGGAGCAGGCAATGCAGCAACTGCAGGAACAATTGCAGCTGAACTTATTTCAACAGACGCATTTATTGCAAACGGCGGACAAGAAGAAGGCATCGGCGCCTCTCCAGCAACTAGCGATTCAGCAGCAGCAGCTGATACAGCAACTGCAGATCACGCAAAGGCAATATCTGTTGCAGCAAGGACTGAGTCTTCAGGGTCATAACCCTTCTTCAG CAGGTTTGGCACCGCCAGGTGATACTCTCCCGTCATGGAAGTCAGAGCCCTCGGATACACCGGAATCCCACCAGAATTCCAACGTGTCGAAATCCAATTCTGGATTGAACG GCATTCTGAATTCGATAGCTTCGAGCCGACGGTCCGAGGTAAACGGCACAACGCCGATGGACGAGAAGCCGCTGGATGCCTCCTGCAACGACAAGGTCCATCCCCTCTATGGCCATGGGGTTTGCAAGTGGCCAGGCTGTGAAGTAATTTGTGAAGACTATCAAGCATTCCTTAA ACACTTAAATACAGAGCACACATTGGATGACCGATCGACAGCGCAAGCCAGGGTCCAGATGCAAGTAGTGTCGCAGCTAGAAATTCAGTTGCAAAAAGAACGAGACCGACTAGGCGCCATGATGCATCATTTGCATATGGCAAAACAAATGGCTTCCCCGGAACCGCCAAAGTCATCCGAGTCATCG ACGGGCTCGAATTTACCAAAGCTAAATTTTTCCACCGCGCTGATGAGCCAGCCGCCACCTAATTTCGGGGTCTCTCAGGTGTCACCGGTATCCATGTCCGCGCTGGTGTCCGCCGTGAGGTCGCCCGCGGGTGCTCAGCTACCACCGTCGGGGGCACTTGGCAGTGCCCCGATGCCGCCACTTTCGACCATACCCAACATGTCCAGTTTACCGCCCATGCCCAACATGCCTGGTAGCATGCCGAGTATGGCTGGTCCAATCAGACGGCGCATCAGCGATAAGTCAGCTCTTTCTTTGGCAGGAG GACTGTATGACGAGGGCACTGTAAGGCGCAGAGTAGCCGTCGATAGATCTGGAATAGATATTAACGAAG GGCTGCCCTACATGCTGGAGCGTGCTGGCCTTGACGTCCAACAAG AAATTCAGCGAAATAGGGAATTCTACAAGAATGCAGACGTCAGACCACCGTTCACGTATGCATCCTTAATTCGGCAG TCTATCATCGAATCCCCTGAGAAGCAGCTGACGCTCAACGAAATTTACAACTGGTTCCAAAACACATTCTGCTACTTCCGGCGCAACGCAGCAACGTGGAAG AACGCGATCCGCACCAATCTATCATTGCACAAGTGTTTTGTGCGCTATGAGGACGACTTCGGGTCATTCTGGATGGTGGACGACGCCGAGTTCGTAAAGCGGCGGCATCTGTCCCGCGGCCGCCCCAGGAAATATGACCCAACCCCATCACCCACTCCACCCCACCTCTCCGCACA GGGTGTACCGTCGAAGAGCCCAACGCTGACGCATAGTCCTACTATGTACGGTGACGCGCTTAATGCCAACCTGCAG GCACTCGGGGAGTCTAACATGGGATTTTTGAATCCGATGTGCACGTCAACAGCGACAAGTCCTGATAAGGAACATGTGTTACCTCATAATGACTTAAT GTCGCCGCTGGATGAACCGGCCGTGCACATAAAGCAGGAGAGCCAGAGCCCGGAAGGAGGGAAACACACGAGATTAATAAAGCGCGAGCTGCCGGACGGCCCCATGGAGCATGAAACGGAGGAGGATCAGGCGGACGAGAGGGAATACTCGGAGAGCCACGGCCACGACTCCGGTCAGGACGAGGATATAGCGGAGGACCTGTCAATGGCGCCCGACATAATGATCCCGGAGGATCAGGTCGAGGCGTAG
- the Foxp gene encoding forkhead box P isoform X1 produces the protein MLEPRWRPVQGHIGENPFDNGSWGKEHFQPSTVPWQLNPRSHGRPSDDGIMDHDTDGDGAINLSTSQRPSAATTPNGDTSTYGQDQQDNDQATSLFAALKQQQQQSRDSVFSSRDRECRDRDRLSTARNRDSGRGSIAEAGGGGGVADQQQQQQQQQQDLSIEYQSNGKLSPAGHAVTPAPMTQQKQPIITQQSQQPSSGAPGPQPSPHQSPQAPQRGSPPNPSQGPPPGGPPGAPPSQTPSQMMLSSASGLHQMQQLLQQHILSPTQLQSFMQQHTLYMQQQQQQHHQDSSSDHASNQERFGYFSSLKNHQHQLAELNKKQLEQAMQQLQEQLQLNLFQQTHLLQTADKKKASAPLQQLAIQQQQLIQQLQITQRQYLLQQGLSLQGHNPSSAGLAPPGDTLPSWKSEPSDTPESHQNSNVSKSNSGLNGILNSIASSRRSEVNGTTPMDEKPLDASCNDKVHPLYGHGVCKWPGCEVICEDYQAFLKHLNTEHTLDDRSTAQARVQMQVVSQLEIQLQKERDRLGAMMHHLHMAKQMASPEPPKSSESSTGSNLPKLNFSTALMSQPPPNFGVSQVSPVSMSALVSAVRSPAGAQLPPSGALGSAPMPPLSTIPNMSSLPPMPNMPGSMPSMAGPIRRRISDKSALSLAGGLYDEGTVRRRVAVDRSGIDINEGLPYMLERAGLDVQQEIQRNREFYKNADVRPPFTYASLIRQSIIESPEKQLTLNEIYNWFQNTFCYFRRNAATWKNAIRTNLSLHKCFVRYEDDFGSFWMVDDAEFVKRRHLSRGRPRKYDPTPSPTPPHLSAQGVPSKSPTLTHSPTMYGDALNANLQYFQALGESNMGFLNPMCTSTATSPDKEHVLPHNDLMSPLDEPAVHIKQESQSPEGGKHTRLIKRELPDGPMEHETEEDQADEREYSESHGHDSGQDEDIAEDLSMAPDIMIPEDQVEA, from the exons GCTACTTCGCTGTTTGCAGCCCTgaagcagcagcaacagcaatcGCGCGACAGCGTCTTCTCGTCGCGGGACCGCGAGTGCCGCGACAGGGACCGCCTGTCTACGGCCCGCAATCGCGACTCCGGCAGAGGCAGTATAGCGGaggccggcggcggcggcggcgttgctgatcaacagcagcagcaacagcagcagcagcaggatCTCAGCATCGAGTACCAAAGCAATGGGAAGCTCAGTCCCGCCGGGCACGCAGTGACACCAGCACCCATGACCCAGCAAAAGCAGCCAATCATCACGCAGCAATCGCAACAGCCCAGCTCAGGGGCACCGGGGCCCCAACCTAGCCCGCATCAGAGCCCGCAGGCCCCACAGAGGGGTTCACCGCCGAATCCTTCCCAGGGCCCGCCACCCGGTGGCCCGCCAGGGGCACCGCCGTCGCAGACCCCCTCGCAGATGATGCTCAGCTCGGCGAGCGGCCTCCATCAGATGCAACAATTGCTGCAGCAACATATACTCAGCCCCACGCAACTGCAATCTTTTATGCAGCAGCACACGTTGTACatgcagcaacaacaacagcaacacCATCAG GATTCATCTTCCGATCATGCATCTAATCAGGAACGATTCGGTTATTTCTCTTCTTTAAAGAAC CATCAGCATCAACTCGCGGAACTCAACAAAAAACAACTGGAGCAGGCAATGCAGCAACTGCAGGAACAATTGCAGCTGAACTTATTTCAACAGACGCATTTATTGCAAACGGCGGACAAGAAGAAGGCATCGGCGCCTCTCCAGCAACTAGCGATTCAGCAGCAGCAGCTGATACAGCAACTGCAGATCACGCAAAGGCAATATCTGTTGCAGCAAGGACTGAGTCTTCAGGGTCATAACCCTTCTTCAG CAGGTTTGGCACCGCCAGGTGATACTCTCCCGTCATGGAAGTCAGAGCCCTCGGATACACCGGAATCCCACCAGAATTCCAACGTGTCGAAATCCAATTCTGGATTGAACG GCATTCTGAATTCGATAGCTTCGAGCCGACGGTCCGAGGTAAACGGCACAACGCCGATGGACGAGAAGCCGCTGGATGCCTCCTGCAACGACAAGGTCCATCCCCTCTATGGCCATGGGGTTTGCAAGTGGCCAGGCTGTGAAGTAATTTGTGAAGACTATCAAGCATTCCTTAA ACACTTAAATACAGAGCACACATTGGATGACCGATCGACAGCGCAAGCCAGGGTCCAGATGCAAGTAGTGTCGCAGCTAGAAATTCAGTTGCAAAAAGAACGAGACCGACTAGGCGCCATGATGCATCATTTGCATATGGCAAAACAAATGGCTTCCCCGGAACCGCCAAAGTCATCCGAGTCATCG ACGGGCTCGAATTTACCAAAGCTAAATTTTTCCACCGCGCTGATGAGCCAGCCGCCACCTAATTTCGGGGTCTCTCAGGTGTCACCGGTATCCATGTCCGCGCTGGTGTCCGCCGTGAGGTCGCCCGCGGGTGCTCAGCTACCACCGTCGGGGGCACTTGGCAGTGCCCCGATGCCGCCACTTTCGACCATACCCAACATGTCCAGTTTACCGCCCATGCCCAACATGCCTGGTAGCATGCCGAGTATGGCTGGTCCAATCAGACGGCGCATCAGCGATAAGTCAGCTCTTTCTTTGGCAGGAG GACTGTATGACGAGGGCACTGTAAGGCGCAGAGTAGCCGTCGATAGATCTGGAATAGATATTAACGAAG GGCTGCCCTACATGCTGGAGCGTGCTGGCCTTGACGTCCAACAAG AAATTCAGCGAAATAGGGAATTCTACAAGAATGCAGACGTCAGACCACCGTTCACGTATGCATCCTTAATTCGGCAG TCTATCATCGAATCCCCTGAGAAGCAGCTGACGCTCAACGAAATTTACAACTGGTTCCAAAACACATTCTGCTACTTCCGGCGCAACGCAGCAACGTGGAAG AACGCGATCCGCACCAATCTATCATTGCACAAGTGTTTTGTGCGCTATGAGGACGACTTCGGGTCATTCTGGATGGTGGACGACGCCGAGTTCGTAAAGCGGCGGCATCTGTCCCGCGGCCGCCCCAGGAAATATGACCCAACCCCATCACCCACTCCACCCCACCTCTCCGCACA GGGTGTACCGTCGAAGAGCCCAACGCTGACGCATAGTCCTACTATGTACGGTGACGCGCTTAATGCCAACCTGCAG TATTTCCAGGCACTCGGGGAGTCTAACATGGGATTTTTGAATCCGATGTGCACGTCAACAGCGACAAGTCCTGATAAGGAACATGTGTTACCTCATAATGACTTAAT GTCGCCGCTGGATGAACCGGCCGTGCACATAAAGCAGGAGAGCCAGAGCCCGGAAGGAGGGAAACACACGAGATTAATAAAGCGCGAGCTGCCGGACGGCCCCATGGAGCATGAAACGGAGGAGGATCAGGCGGACGAGAGGGAATACTCGGAGAGCCACGGCCACGACTCCGGTCAGGACGAGGATATAGCGGAGGACCTGTCAATGGCGCCCGACATAATGATCCCGGAGGATCAGGTCGAGGCGTAG
- the Foxp gene encoding forkhead box P isoform X9: MLEPRWRPVQGHIGENPFDNGSWGKEHFQPSTVPWQLNPRSHGRPSDDGIMDHDTDGDGAINLSTSQRPSAATTPNGDTSTYGQDQQDNDQATSLFAALKQQQQQSRDSVFSSRDRECRDRDRLSTARNRDSGRGSIAEAGGGGGVADQQQQQQQQQQDLSIEYQSNGKLSPAGHAVTPAPMTQQKQPIITQQSQQPSSGAPGPQPSPHQSPQAPQRGSPPNPSQGPPPGGPPGAPPSQTPSQMMLSSASGLHQMQQLLQQHILSPTQLQSFMQQHTLYMQQQQQQHHQDSSSDHASNQERFGYFSSLKNHQHQLAELNKKQLEQAMQQLQEQLQLNLFQQTHLLQTADKKKASAPLQQLAIQQQQLIQQLQITQRQYLLQQGLSLQGHNPSSAGLAPPGDTLPSWKSEPSDTPESHQNSNVSKSNSGLNGILNSIASSRRSEVNGTTPMDEKPLDASCNDKVHPLYGHGVCKWPGCEVICEDYQAFLKHLNTEHTLDDRSTAQARVQMQVVSQLEIQLQKERDRLGAMMHHLHMAKQMASPEPPKSSESSTGSNLPKLNFSTALMSQPPPNFGVSQVSPVSMSALVSAVRSPAGAQLPPSGALGSAPMPPLSTIPNMSSLPPMPNMPGSMPSMAGPIRRRISDKSALSLAGGLYDEGTVRRRVAVDRSGIDINEGLPYMLERAGLDVQQEIQRNREFYKNADVRPPFTYASLIRQSIIESPEKQLTLNEIYNWFQNTFCYFRRNAATWKNAVRHNLSLHKCFMRVENVKGAVWTVDEVEFYKRRPQRACSTTGGVPSKSPTLTHSPTMYGDALNANLQALGESNMGFLNPMCTSTATSPDKEHVLPHNDLMSPLDEPAVHIKQESQSPEGGKHTRLIKRELPDGPMEHETEEDQADEREYSESHGHDSGQDEDIAEDLSMAPDIMIPEDQVEA, encoded by the exons GCTACTTCGCTGTTTGCAGCCCTgaagcagcagcaacagcaatcGCGCGACAGCGTCTTCTCGTCGCGGGACCGCGAGTGCCGCGACAGGGACCGCCTGTCTACGGCCCGCAATCGCGACTCCGGCAGAGGCAGTATAGCGGaggccggcggcggcggcggcgttgctgatcaacagcagcagcaacagcagcagcagcaggatCTCAGCATCGAGTACCAAAGCAATGGGAAGCTCAGTCCCGCCGGGCACGCAGTGACACCAGCACCCATGACCCAGCAAAAGCAGCCAATCATCACGCAGCAATCGCAACAGCCCAGCTCAGGGGCACCGGGGCCCCAACCTAGCCCGCATCAGAGCCCGCAGGCCCCACAGAGGGGTTCACCGCCGAATCCTTCCCAGGGCCCGCCACCCGGTGGCCCGCCAGGGGCACCGCCGTCGCAGACCCCCTCGCAGATGATGCTCAGCTCGGCGAGCGGCCTCCATCAGATGCAACAATTGCTGCAGCAACATATACTCAGCCCCACGCAACTGCAATCTTTTATGCAGCAGCACACGTTGTACatgcagcaacaacaacagcaacacCATCAG GATTCATCTTCCGATCATGCATCTAATCAGGAACGATTCGGTTATTTCTCTTCTTTAAAGAAC CATCAGCATCAACTCGCGGAACTCAACAAAAAACAACTGGAGCAGGCAATGCAGCAACTGCAGGAACAATTGCAGCTGAACTTATTTCAACAGACGCATTTATTGCAAACGGCGGACAAGAAGAAGGCATCGGCGCCTCTCCAGCAACTAGCGATTCAGCAGCAGCAGCTGATACAGCAACTGCAGATCACGCAAAGGCAATATCTGTTGCAGCAAGGACTGAGTCTTCAGGGTCATAACCCTTCTTCAG CAGGTTTGGCACCGCCAGGTGATACTCTCCCGTCATGGAAGTCAGAGCCCTCGGATACACCGGAATCCCACCAGAATTCCAACGTGTCGAAATCCAATTCTGGATTGAACG GCATTCTGAATTCGATAGCTTCGAGCCGACGGTCCGAGGTAAACGGCACAACGCCGATGGACGAGAAGCCGCTGGATGCCTCCTGCAACGACAAGGTCCATCCCCTCTATGGCCATGGGGTTTGCAAGTGGCCAGGCTGTGAAGTAATTTGTGAAGACTATCAAGCATTCCTTAA ACACTTAAATACAGAGCACACATTGGATGACCGATCGACAGCGCAAGCCAGGGTCCAGATGCAAGTAGTGTCGCAGCTAGAAATTCAGTTGCAAAAAGAACGAGACCGACTAGGCGCCATGATGCATCATTTGCATATGGCAAAACAAATGGCTTCCCCGGAACCGCCAAAGTCATCCGAGTCATCG ACGGGCTCGAATTTACCAAAGCTAAATTTTTCCACCGCGCTGATGAGCCAGCCGCCACCTAATTTCGGGGTCTCTCAGGTGTCACCGGTATCCATGTCCGCGCTGGTGTCCGCCGTGAGGTCGCCCGCGGGTGCTCAGCTACCACCGTCGGGGGCACTTGGCAGTGCCCCGATGCCGCCACTTTCGACCATACCCAACATGTCCAGTTTACCGCCCATGCCCAACATGCCTGGTAGCATGCCGAGTATGGCTGGTCCAATCAGACGGCGCATCAGCGATAAGTCAGCTCTTTCTTTGGCAGGAG GACTGTATGACGAGGGCACTGTAAGGCGCAGAGTAGCCGTCGATAGATCTGGAATAGATATTAACGAAG GGCTGCCCTACATGCTGGAGCGTGCTGGCCTTGACGTCCAACAAG AAATTCAGCGAAATAGGGAATTCTACAAGAATGCAGACGTCAGACCACCGTTCACGTATGCATCCTTAATTCGGCAG TCTATCATCGAATCCCCTGAGAAGCAGCTGACGCTCAACGAAATTTACAACTGGTTCCAAAACACATTCTGCTACTTCCGGCGCAACGCAGCAACGTGGAAG aaCGCAGTGCGACACAACCTGTCTCTCCACAAATGTTTCATGCGAGTCGAAAACGTGAAAGGGGCCGTATGGACGGTGGACGAAGTGGAGTTTTACAAGAGACGCCCACAGCGCGCTTGCAGCACGACCGG GGGTGTACCGTCGAAGAGCCCAACGCTGACGCATAGTCCTACTATGTACGGTGACGCGCTTAATGCCAACCTGCAG GCACTCGGGGAGTCTAACATGGGATTTTTGAATCCGATGTGCACGTCAACAGCGACAAGTCCTGATAAGGAACATGTGTTACCTCATAATGACTTAAT GTCGCCGCTGGATGAACCGGCCGTGCACATAAAGCAGGAGAGCCAGAGCCCGGAAGGAGGGAAACACACGAGATTAATAAAGCGCGAGCTGCCGGACGGCCCCATGGAGCATGAAACGGAGGAGGATCAGGCGGACGAGAGGGAATACTCGGAGAGCCACGGCCACGACTCCGGTCAGGACGAGGATATAGCGGAGGACCTGTCAATGGCGCCCGACATAATGATCCCGGAGGATCAGGTCGAGGCGTAG